A genomic stretch from Methylorubrum extorquens includes:
- a CDS encoding putative methyltransferase (Evidence 3 : Putative function from multiple computational evidences; Product type e : enzyme), with protein sequence MPHTDSEIRAILYGLPPADLAEMPEGAAQVSPLIPGSARLEDVAEASLDAALLLAPPGTAERRYALALAIRAVKPGGRLVAMAPKDKGGTRLAKELRGFGCAVTDEPRRHHRICTATRPEMPAGIEAALAGGAPRHIDNLALCTQPGIFSWDRLDPGSALLLRHLPALSGRGADFGCGLGILARAVLKSPKVASLALIDIDRRAIEMARRNVGEPGATLHWADLRSAEPALSGLDFVVTNPPFHDGGAEDQALGQAFITRAAAVLRPSGTLYLVANTHLPYEAPLRAAFRTVTTLATEGGYKLFEARK encoded by the coding sequence ATGCCTCACACCGATTCCGAAATCCGGGCCATCCTCTACGGCCTCCCGCCGGCCGATCTGGCGGAGATGCCCGAGGGCGCCGCCCAGGTTTCGCCGCTGATCCCCGGCTCGGCGCGGCTGGAGGATGTCGCCGAAGCGAGCCTCGATGCCGCTCTGCTGCTGGCCCCGCCCGGTACGGCGGAGCGGCGCTACGCCCTGGCGCTCGCGATCCGGGCCGTGAAGCCCGGCGGGCGGCTGGTGGCGATGGCGCCCAAGGACAAGGGTGGCACCCGGCTCGCCAAGGAGCTGCGCGGCTTCGGTTGCGCCGTCACCGACGAGCCGCGCCGTCACCACCGCATCTGCACGGCGACGCGTCCCGAAATGCCCGCCGGCATCGAGGCCGCTCTGGCGGGCGGCGCACCGCGCCATATCGACAACCTCGCGCTCTGCACGCAGCCCGGCATCTTCTCCTGGGACCGGCTCGATCCCGGCAGCGCCCTGCTGCTGCGGCACCTGCCCGCTCTCTCGGGGCGCGGAGCCGATTTCGGCTGCGGCCTCGGCATCCTGGCCCGCGCGGTGCTGAAATCGCCGAAAGTCGCGTCGCTCGCCCTGATCGACATCGACCGCCGCGCCATCGAGATGGCCCGCCGCAACGTCGGCGAGCCGGGCGCGACCCTGCATTGGGCGGATCTGCGTAGCGCCGAGCCGGCCCTGTCGGGCCTCGACTTCGTCGTCACCAACCCGCCCTTCCACGATGGCGGCGCCGAGGATCAGGCGCTCGGCCAAGCCTTCATCACCCGCGCGGCGGCGGTGCTGCGGCCGAGCGGAACGCTCTATCTCGTCGCCAACACCCACCTGCCCTATGAGGCGCCCCTCCGCGCCGCCTTCCGAACCGTCACGACGCTGGCGACGGAGGGGGGCTACAAGCTGTTCGAGGCGCGCAAATGA
- the era gene encoding GTP-binding protein (Evidence 2b : Function from indirect experimental evidences (e.g. phenotypes); PubMedId : 12597275, 9870699; Product type e : enzyme) gives MSEHEPEHEADEDGAPQEQRQDAQGQPREETRAGFVALIGVPNAGKSTLLNALVGAKVSIVSRKVQTTRALVRGIVMEGNAQIVLVDTPGIFAPKRRLDRAMVHSAWSGAADADAICLLIDARKGVDEEVETILRRLPEVKRPKILILNKIDLIARERLLELVAKLNAMVPFEDTFLISALKGDGIADLRKALAARMPPSPWLYPEDQISDAPLRMLAAEITREKIYDRLHEELPYRSTVETDQWQVRPDGSVRIEQTIFVERESQRSIVLGKNGQTIKAIGQAARIEITEAAEAKVHLFLHVKVRENWADDPARYREMGLEFPTG, from the coding sequence ATGTCTGAGCACGAGCCGGAACACGAGGCTGACGAAGACGGCGCCCCGCAGGAACAGCGGCAGGACGCGCAGGGTCAGCCGCGCGAAGAGACGCGTGCAGGCTTCGTCGCGCTGATCGGCGTGCCGAATGCAGGCAAGTCGACCCTGCTGAACGCGCTCGTCGGCGCCAAGGTCTCGATCGTTTCGCGAAAGGTCCAGACGACGCGGGCGCTGGTGCGCGGCATCGTCATGGAGGGCAACGCGCAGATCGTGCTGGTGGATACGCCGGGCATCTTCGCCCCGAAGCGCCGCCTCGACCGGGCGATGGTGCATTCCGCCTGGAGCGGCGCGGCGGATGCCGACGCGATCTGCCTGCTGATCGATGCCCGGAAAGGCGTGGACGAGGAGGTCGAGACCATCCTGCGCCGCCTGCCCGAGGTGAAGCGGCCCAAGATCCTGATCCTCAACAAGATCGACCTGATCGCCCGCGAGCGCCTGCTCGAACTGGTGGCCAAGCTCAACGCGATGGTGCCGTTCGAGGACACCTTCCTGATCTCGGCGCTCAAGGGCGACGGCATCGCCGACCTGCGCAAGGCGCTGGCCGCACGGATGCCGCCGAGCCCTTGGCTCTATCCCGAGGATCAGATCTCCGACGCGCCGCTGCGCATGCTGGCCGCCGAGATCACCCGGGAAAAGATCTACGACCGCCTGCACGAGGAACTGCCCTACCGCTCCACCGTCGAGACCGACCAGTGGCAGGTTCGGCCCGACGGCTCGGTGCGGATCGAGCAGACGATCTTCGTCGAGCGCGAGAGCCAGCGCTCGATCGTGCTGGGCAAGAATGGCCAGACCATCAAGGCGATCGGGCAGGCGGCCCGCATCGAGATCACCGAGGCGGCCGAGGCCAAGGTGCACCTGTTCCTGCACGTGAAGGTCCGCGAGAATTGGGCCGACGATCCCGCGCGCTATCGCGAGATGGGCCTCGAATTCCCGACCGGCTGA
- the rnc gene encoding ribonuclease III (Evidence 2b : Function from indirect experimental evidences (e.g. phenotypes); PubMedId : 14704707; Product type e : enzyme), whose amino-acid sequence MSEDGEGAARSSRARRAHRPRPSLAVLEARIGHVFADPTLLPLALTHVSKAGQSGRVGSYQRLEFLGDRVLGLAVAETLYKALPGAEEGELSRRLAGLVRRETCAVVAEAWEVGPHLNLGPGEIQTGGRRNQTILADVCEAILGAVFLDAGYEATRAIVQRAFRPGEETAAPRGRDAKSALQEWAMARSLAIPVYEVVERSGPDHAPVFRIAARVEGIEPGYGEGASKRVAEQEAARAVLAREGIGGTQGQDGSSG is encoded by the coding sequence ATGAGCGAGGACGGCGAAGGCGCCGCTCGCTCCAGCCGCGCCCGGCGTGCGCATCGCCCGCGGCCGAGCCTCGCGGTGCTGGAGGCGCGCATCGGCCATGTCTTCGCCGACCCGACGCTGCTGCCGCTGGCGCTCACCCATGTGAGCAAGGCCGGGCAGTCGGGCCGGGTCGGCAGCTACCAGCGCCTGGAATTCCTGGGCGACCGGGTGCTCGGGCTCGCGGTGGCCGAGACGCTCTACAAGGCGCTGCCCGGCGCGGAGGAGGGCGAGCTCTCGCGCCGTCTCGCCGGCCTCGTGCGGCGCGAGACCTGCGCCGTGGTGGCCGAGGCCTGGGAGGTCGGGCCGCATCTCAATCTCGGCCCCGGCGAGATCCAGACCGGCGGGCGGCGCAACCAGACCATTCTGGCCGACGTCTGCGAGGCGATTCTCGGCGCGGTGTTCCTCGACGCCGGCTACGAGGCGACGCGGGCGATCGTGCAGCGCGCCTTCCGCCCCGGCGAGGAAACCGCGGCCCCGCGCGGGCGTGACGCGAAATCGGCCTTGCAGGAATGGGCAATGGCGCGCAGCCTCGCGATCCCGGTCTACGAGGTGGTGGAGCGCTCGGGACCCGACCACGCCCCGGTCTTCCGGATCGCGGCGCGGGTCGAAGGCATCGAACCCGGCTACGGCGAGGGCGCCTCGAAGCGCGTCGCCGAGCAGGAGGCGGCCCGCGCCGTACTCGCCCGCGAGGGCATCGGCGGGACGCAGGGACAGGATGGATCGAGTGGTTGA
- a CDS encoding signal peptidase I (SPase I) (leader peptidase I) (fragment) yields the protein MFKLPKDNATDYIKRVIGLPGDKIQVIEGVLNINGKPVKRERIADYETLDAFDQTVKVAQYDETLPGGVTHRVIERDGDRGFWDNTEVYTVPAGHFFMMGDNRDNSTDSRDLASVGYVPFENFVGRAEMIFFSIDERTPAWQIWRWPSDVRWSRIFSTIH from the coding sequence GTGTTCAAGCTGCCGAAGGACAACGCGACCGACTACATCAAGCGCGTGATCGGCCTGCCCGGCGACAAGATCCAGGTGATCGAGGGCGTGCTCAACATCAACGGCAAGCCGGTCAAGCGCGAGCGCATCGCCGATTACGAGACCCTGGATGCCTTCGACCAGACGGTGAAGGTCGCGCAGTACGACGAGACGCTGCCGGGCGGCGTGACGCACCGGGTGATCGAGCGCGACGGCGACCGCGGCTTCTGGGACAACACCGAGGTCTACACGGTGCCGGCCGGTCACTTCTTCATGATGGGCGACAACCGCGACAACTCCACCGATTCGCGCGACCTCGCCAGCGTCGGCTACGTGCCGTTCGAGAACTTCGTCGGCCGCGCCGAGATGATCTTCTTCTCCATCGACGAGCGGACCCCCGCCTGGCAGATCTGGCGTTGGCCGTCGGACGTCCGCTGGAGCCGCATCTTCTCGACGATTCACTGA
- a CDS encoding holo-[acyl-carrier-protein] synthase 1 (modular protein), whose product MILGIGTDLCDIRRIESSLERFGDRFTHRVFTDGERGKCDRRAARGPSYARRFAAKEACAKALGTGMSQGVFWRDMEVVNLPSGQPTLNLTGGAREHLARMVPAGHEARLHLTLTDEPPPRASLRDHRGGADHGDIIGLHPHILRVAGRRSIV is encoded by the coding sequence GTGATCCTCGGAATCGGCACCGATCTCTGCGACATCCGTCGGATCGAGTCCTCGCTCGAACGCTTCGGCGACCGCTTCACCCACCGCGTCTTCACCGACGGCGAGCGGGGCAAATGCGACCGGCGTGCCGCGCGCGGGCCGTCCTACGCCCGGCGCTTCGCCGCCAAGGAAGCCTGCGCCAAGGCGCTCGGCACCGGCATGAGCCAGGGCGTGTTCTGGCGCGACATGGAAGTGGTCAACCTGCCCAGCGGCCAACCGACGCTCAACCTGACCGGTGGTGCGCGGGAGCACCTCGCTCGCATGGTGCCGGCGGGGCACGAGGCACGGCTCCACCTGACGTTGACCGACGAGCCGCCCCCTCGCGCAAGCCTTCGTGATCATCGAGGCGGTGCCGATCACGGCGACATCATAGGTTTGCATCCGCACATCCTCCGCGTTGCGGGGCGGCGCAGCATAGTCTAG
- the pdxJ gene encoding Pyridoxal phosphate biosynthetic protein (PNP synthase) (Evidence 2a : Function from experimental evidences in other organisms; Product type e : enzyme) gives MSSLRLGVNIDHVATVRNARGGFAPDPVRAAHEAVAAGADGITAHLREDRRHIRDADIAALRKLPVPLNLEMAATDEMVGIALATQPHAACLVPEKREERTTEGGLDIIAGRAHLAPRIATLSEAGIRVSLFVEPDEAVMEAAHALQAPVVELHTGSYCEAVIEGDQSRIAHELGRIVRASAHGAGLGLEIHAGHGLTVESVGPVAALPQIRELNIGHALIAEAIFVGLRQAVHDMRAAMDRARRKAEP, from the coding sequence GTGTCGTCCCTGCGCCTGGGCGTGAACATCGATCACGTCGCCACCGTCCGCAACGCCCGCGGCGGGTTCGCGCCCGATCCGGTGCGCGCCGCCCACGAGGCCGTGGCGGCGGGCGCCGACGGCATCACCGCGCATCTGCGCGAGGACCGCCGCCATATCCGCGACGCCGACATCGCGGCGTTGCGGAAGCTGCCGGTGCCGCTCAACCTCGAGATGGCGGCGACCGACGAGATGGTCGGCATCGCGCTCGCCACGCAGCCGCACGCCGCCTGCCTCGTGCCGGAGAAGCGCGAGGAGCGCACCACCGAGGGCGGCCTCGACATCATCGCCGGCCGCGCACATCTGGCCCCGCGCATCGCCACCCTGTCGGAGGCCGGCATCCGCGTCTCGCTGTTCGTCGAGCCCGACGAGGCGGTGATGGAAGCCGCCCACGCCCTCCAAGCGCCGGTGGTCGAGCTGCATACCGGCTCCTATTGCGAGGCGGTGATCGAGGGCGATCAGAGCCGAATCGCGCACGAACTCGGTCGCATCGTGCGGGCCAGCGCGCATGGCGCCGGGCTCGGCCTCGAGATCCATGCCGGCCACGGCCTCACCGTGGAGAGCGTCGGCCCCGTGGCGGCGCTGCCCCAGATCCGCGAGCTGAACATCGGCCACGCCCTGATCGCCGAGGCGATCTTCGTCGGCCTGCGGCAGGCGGTTCACGACATGCGTGCGGCGATGGACCGGGCGCGGCGGAAGGCCGAGCCGTGA
- a CDS encoding protein of unknown function (Evidence 5 : Unknown function), with the protein MCIASELHAAMGPGDVKRDPSRGFPQTLPSTGASRYTDSPSIRRASESQPCRPCAWA; encoded by the coding sequence TTGTGCATCGCGTCAGAGCTACACGCCGCGATGGGTCCGGGCGACGTCAAACGCGATCCGTCCCGCGGCTTTCCCCAGACCCTTCCAAGCACCGGCGCCAGCCGCTACACCGACAGCCCTTCGATCCGCCGAGCATCGGAAAGCCAGCCGTGTCGTCCCTGCGCCTGGGCGTGA
- a CDS encoding putative integral membrane sensor signal transduction histidine kinase precursor (Evidence 3 : Putative function from multiple computational evidences; Product type rc : receptor), with product MHKLLIQLGLRFDDPHEEQSFVRSFTLDDLGRTQAAMVLGAFVFCSFSAMDWILSPDAWAIATALRLAVAVLVLVPATLLLSRPDARPFAEWIYLVYCVVPGCMLSLIYVFLRPSFDHGAAGLIVVILFVSTLLPLRVSSFGVFAVLTWTCFALFETIATHDNPGLALVNNAEIGAAYALSLYGVGAREFRARRQFRTTGELQVEKERSEATLAELRAAQAQLVQAEKLAALGQLVAGVAHEINTPIGLALTTSTAFDHDLAELRRTVASGQIRRSDLTRSVDRLSEGAGLVFANLTRAADLVQNFKQVAVDQATEDRRRFEMRPWLTELMSTLDPILRRKGHEVRLTCPDGILLDSYPGALAQVVSNLALNAVIHAFPEGRTGTLLVDVSRLGDTQIRMTVRDDGRGIPPENRQRIFDPFFTTGRDKGSTGLGLHIVYNLVVSTLRGQIAIDSEEGVGTGVTIDLPVTVP from the coding sequence ATGCACAAGTTGCTGATTCAGCTCGGCCTTCGCTTCGACGATCCCCACGAGGAACAGTCGTTCGTGAGGAGCTTCACGCTCGACGATCTCGGCCGCACGCAGGCCGCGATGGTGCTGGGCGCATTCGTCTTCTGCTCGTTCTCGGCCATGGACTGGATTCTCAGTCCCGATGCCTGGGCCATCGCCACCGCGCTGCGGCTCGCCGTCGCCGTCCTGGTCCTGGTGCCGGCGACCCTCCTGCTCAGCCGGCCGGACGCCCGGCCTTTCGCGGAATGGATCTACCTCGTCTACTGCGTCGTTCCGGGCTGCATGCTCAGCCTGATCTACGTCTTCCTGCGGCCGAGCTTCGATCACGGCGCAGCGGGGCTGATCGTGGTGATCCTGTTCGTCTCGACGCTGCTGCCGCTGCGGGTCTCCTCGTTCGGGGTGTTCGCCGTCCTGACCTGGACCTGCTTTGCCCTGTTCGAGACCATCGCGACGCACGACAATCCCGGCTTGGCCCTCGTGAACAATGCCGAGATCGGCGCGGCCTACGCGCTCTCGCTCTACGGGGTCGGGGCACGGGAGTTTCGCGCGCGGCGCCAGTTCCGGACCACGGGGGAGCTGCAGGTCGAGAAGGAGCGCTCGGAGGCGACCCTGGCCGAACTGCGCGCCGCCCAGGCGCAGTTGGTTCAGGCCGAGAAGCTCGCCGCGCTCGGCCAGCTCGTGGCGGGCGTGGCGCACGAGATCAACACGCCCATCGGCCTCGCGCTGACGACCTCGACTGCGTTCGACCACGACCTCGCCGAACTGCGCCGCACCGTCGCCTCGGGGCAGATCCGCCGGTCCGACCTGACGCGGAGCGTCGATCGGCTGAGCGAGGGCGCGGGTCTGGTCTTCGCCAACCTGACGCGGGCCGCCGATCTGGTTCAGAACTTCAAGCAGGTCGCGGTCGATCAGGCGACGGAGGACCGGCGCCGCTTCGAGATGCGCCCCTGGCTCACCGAGTTGATGAGCACGCTCGATCCGATCCTGCGGCGCAAGGGCCACGAGGTCCGGCTCACCTGTCCCGACGGCATCCTCCTCGATTCCTATCCGGGCGCGCTGGCGCAGGTCGTCAGCAACCTCGCGCTCAACGCCGTGATCCACGCCTTTCCCGAGGGCCGCACCGGCACGCTCCTCGTCGACGTGAGCCGGCTCGGCGACACGCAGATCCGGATGACGGTGCGGGACGACGGACGCGGCATCCCGCCGGAGAACCGGCAGCGAATCTTCGACCCGTTCTTCACCACCGGACGCGACAAGGGCAGCACCGGGCTCGGCCTGCACATCGTCTACAATCTCGTCGTCTCGACCCTGCGCGGGCAGATCGCCATCGACAGCGAGGAGGGGGTCGGGACAGGGGTGACGATCGACCTTCCGGTGACGGTGCCGTGA
- a CDS encoding conserved protein of unknown function, DUF214; putative membrane protein, putative permease (Evidence 4 : Unknown function but conserved in other organisms): MHGTLSQPDSSKPVPASRLPLTLRLALRELRGGLSGFRVFIACIALGVAAISGVTSIAASLSGGLGREGRRILGGDITYSLINREATPAERAVLEGQAPVSEVASLRAMAVAGDGGAALVELKAVDPSYPAVGTVETDPQAPVQDLIAERDGVFGAAADPALLTRLGLKPGDRVTLGGFPIAIRAALVSEPDRIGSGIGFGPRLLVSLSALRATGLIQPGSLNRFTYRLQMPGADDARLTAVNAAVQKALPEAGFEMRARDNADPRFAKGIERFTQFLTLVGLTALIVGGVGVANAARAFVDGKQASIATLKSVGAPGSQVVALYLIQVMLIAAISTVLGLAVGAALPFLLDLALRDQLPLPLNPEIAPARLALAAAYGLLTALAFAILPLGRAHDVSVAGLFRDAVDPAARRPRWRYLAVLAAALLALAGLALVTAFDRKVALIFMAAAALAFGGLRLVAAGLMALAARLPRPKGMVPRMALANLHRPGALTPAVVLSLGLGTTLLVTLSAIDSNITRALESSLPGRAPSLFFLDVPSREADAFSAFLGARAPDAKIERVPMMRGRITALNGVPAGQIKPPEDAAWVLDGDRGITYAESPPDGSSIVEGAWWSADEGRTPLVSFDLELARALGLKVGSTVTVNVLGRPITARVANLRKIEWRSLGINFVMVFSPGTFRGAPHADLATLTLPNGPDPKLEAEVVRDAAKAFPSVTSVRVKDALDAVNDLVHKLVLAIRGASVVAVLASLLVLAGALAAGHRARLYDAVVLKVLGATRMRLLSAYALEYGALGLITALFGILAGSAAGWVIVSRVMRLDFAPDPMGALAVAAFAVVFAVAVGLMGTWRILGQKPAAYLRQF; the protein is encoded by the coding sequence ATGCACGGCACGTTGTCCCAACCGGATTCTTCGAAGCCGGTCCCCGCCTCCCGTCTGCCGCTGACCCTCCGGCTGGCCTTGCGCGAGTTGCGCGGCGGGCTCTCGGGCTTCCGGGTGTTCATCGCCTGCATCGCACTCGGCGTCGCGGCGATCAGCGGCGTCACCTCGATTGCCGCCTCGCTCTCGGGCGGGCTCGGGCGCGAGGGCCGGCGGATTCTCGGCGGCGACATCACCTACAGCCTGATCAACCGCGAGGCGACGCCGGCCGAGCGCGCCGTGTTGGAGGGGCAGGCGCCGGTCTCGGAGGTGGCGAGCCTGCGCGCCATGGCGGTGGCGGGCGATGGCGGCGCGGCCCTGGTCGAGCTGAAGGCGGTCGATCCCAGCTATCCGGCGGTCGGCACGGTCGAGACGGACCCGCAGGCGCCGGTGCAGGATCTCATCGCCGAACGGGACGGCGTTTTCGGCGCGGCCGCCGATCCGGCCTTGCTGACCCGGCTCGGACTCAAACCCGGCGACCGGGTGACGCTCGGCGGCTTTCCCATCGCGATCCGCGCCGCCCTCGTCTCGGAACCCGACCGGATCGGCTCCGGCATCGGCTTCGGGCCGCGCCTGCTCGTCTCGCTCAGCGCGCTGCGCGCCACCGGCCTGATCCAGCCCGGCAGCCTCAACCGCTTCACCTACCGCCTGCAGATGCCCGGTGCCGACGACGCGCGCCTGACGGCCGTCAACGCGGCGGTGCAGAAGGCACTGCCCGAGGCCGGCTTCGAGATGCGCGCGCGCGACAACGCCGATCCGCGCTTCGCCAAGGGCATCGAGCGCTTCACGCAGTTCCTGACGCTCGTCGGGCTGACCGCGCTCATCGTCGGCGGGGTTGGCGTGGCGAATGCCGCGCGCGCCTTCGTCGATGGCAAGCAGGCGTCCATCGCCACCCTTAAGAGCGTCGGCGCGCCGGGCTCGCAGGTGGTCGCGCTCTACCTGATCCAGGTGATGCTGATCGCCGCGATCAGCACGGTGCTCGGTCTTGCCGTCGGCGCGGCCCTGCCGTTCCTCCTCGACCTAGCGCTCCGCGATCAGCTTCCGCTGCCGCTCAATCCCGAGATCGCCCCGGCCCGCCTCGCGCTCGCCGCCGCCTACGGGTTGCTGACGGCGCTTGCCTTCGCGATCCTGCCGCTCGGGCGCGCCCACGATGTCTCCGTGGCCGGGCTGTTCCGCGATGCCGTCGATCCGGCCGCGCGCCGCCCGCGCTGGCGCTACCTTGCGGTGCTCGCCGCCGCCCTGCTCGCGCTCGCGGGCCTAGCCCTCGTCACCGCCTTCGACCGCAAGGTCGCGCTGATCTTCATGGCGGCGGCCGCCCTCGCCTTCGGCGGCCTGCGCCTCGTCGCCGCGGGGCTGATGGCGCTGGCCGCGCGCCTGCCGCGGCCGAAGGGGATGGTGCCGCGCATGGCTTTGGCCAACCTCCATCGCCCCGGCGCGCTGACCCCGGCGGTGGTGCTCTCGCTCGGCCTCGGCACGACCCTGCTGGTGACGCTCAGCGCCATCGACAGCAACATCACCCGCGCGCTCGAAAGCTCGCTGCCGGGCCGCGCCCCGAGCCTGTTCTTTCTCGACGTGCCCTCGCGCGAGGCGGACGCCTTCTCGGCCTTCCTCGGCGCCCGCGCGCCCGATGCCAAGATCGAACGGGTGCCGATGATGCGCGGACGGATCACGGCGCTGAACGGCGTACCGGCCGGGCAGATCAAGCCACCGGAGGACGCCGCCTGGGTGCTCGACGGCGACCGGGGCATCACCTACGCCGAGAGCCCGCCCGACGGCTCGTCGATCGTCGAGGGCGCATGGTGGAGCGCGGACGAGGGCCGGACGCCGCTGGTCTCGTTCGATCTCGAACTCGCGCGCGCCCTCGGGCTCAAGGTCGGCAGCACCGTGACCGTCAACGTGCTCGGCCGCCCAATCACCGCGCGGGTCGCCAACCTGCGCAAGATCGAGTGGCGCTCGCTCGGCATCAACTTCGTGATGGTGTTCTCCCCCGGCACCTTCCGCGGCGCGCCGCATGCCGACCTCGCGACACTGACGCTGCCCAACGGACCCGACCCGAAGCTGGAGGCGGAGGTGGTTCGCGATGCCGCGAAAGCCTTCCCCTCGGTGACGAGCGTGCGGGTGAAGGACGCGCTCGATGCCGTCAACGACCTCGTGCACAAGCTGGTTCTGGCGATCCGTGGCGCCAGCGTCGTCGCGGTGCTTGCGAGCCTGCTGGTTCTGGCCGGGGCGCTCGCCGCCGGCCACCGCGCCCGGCTCTACGACGCGGTGGTGCTGAAGGTGCTCGGCGCCACGCGGATGCGCCTGCTCTCGGCCTACGCCCTGGAATACGGCGCCCTCGGGCTCATCACCGCGCTATTCGGCATCCTGGCCGGCTCGGCCGCGGGTTGGGTGATCGTGTCCCGGGTGATGCGCCTCGACTTCGCCCCCGACCCCATGGGCGCGCTTGCGGTCGCGGCCTTTGCGGTCGTCTTCGCGGTGGCCGTGGGCCTGATGGGCACATGGCGCATCCTGGGACAGAAGCCGGCTGCCTATCTCCGTCAGTTCTGA
- the ybhL gene encoding conserved protein of unknown function; putative inner membrane protein (Evidence 4 : Unknown function but conserved in other organisms; Product type t : transporter) has protein sequence MAFDNSPFRAGAQPQGYAGSQVEVDQGLRSFMLGVYNNMVVGLGISGLVALALNMAVQTGTIVANYKGVPLNQLGVFIYGSWFKYILMLAPLAFIFVFTFRMDRMSAASARTAFWAFAAVMGASLSSMLLAFTGASVVRVFFITAATFGGLSLYGYTTKRSLSGMGSFLIMGLIGIIIASLVNIFLASSALQFAISVIGVLIFAGLTAYDTQKLKEMYLYSGFDAEGAAKMSVNGALTLYLDFINMFQFLLSLLGDRR, from the coding sequence ATGGCATTCGACAACAGCCCGTTCCGTGCCGGCGCCCAGCCGCAGGGGTACGCCGGCTCTCAGGTCGAAGTCGACCAGGGCCTGCGCAGCTTCATGCTGGGCGTCTACAACAACATGGTCGTCGGCCTCGGGATCTCGGGTCTCGTGGCGCTCGCCCTCAACATGGCCGTCCAGACCGGCACAATCGTCGCCAACTACAAGGGTGTTCCGCTCAACCAGTTGGGTGTGTTCATCTACGGCTCTTGGTTCAAGTACATCCTGATGTTGGCGCCTCTCGCCTTCATTTTCGTGTTTACCTTCCGGATGGACCGGATGTCGGCGGCTTCGGCACGGACGGCGTTCTGGGCCTTCGCTGCAGTGATGGGCGCTTCGCTGTCATCGATGCTGCTCGCCTTCACGGGCGCCAGCGTGGTGCGGGTGTTCTTCATCACGGCGGCGACGTTCGGTGGCTTGAGTCTCTACGGCTACACCACGAAGCGCAGCCTGTCGGGCATGGGCTCGTTCCTGATCATGGGCCTGATCGGCATCATCATCGCCTCGCTGGTGAACATCTTCTTGGCCTCTTCCGCGCTCCAGTTCGCGATTTCGGTGATCGGCGTCCTCATCTTCGCCGGCCTGACCGCCTACGACACGCAGAAGCTCAAGGAGATGTACCTCTACAGCGGCTTCGATGCCGAGGGTGCAGCCAAGATGTCCGTCAACGGCGCCCTGACGCTGTACCTGGACTTCATCAACATGTTCCAGTTCCTGCTCTCGCTGCTCGGCGACCGCCGCTAA
- a CDS encoding conserved protein of unknown function, UPF0161 protein (Evidence 4 : Unknown function but conserved in other organisms) codes for MRQEGADSRVVRRAAHGAIRAYQLTLSGLIGRQCRHWPSCSAYTDEAIQRHGLWAGGWIGFARICRCGPFGTHGIDLVPEHLPERAAWHRPWAYGRWRGVEAPPPLVCEAVEERR; via the coding sequence ATGCGACAAGAGGGAGCCGACAGCCGCGTGGTTCGCCGGGCAGCGCACGGAGCGATCCGCGCCTACCAGCTCACGCTGTCCGGGCTGATCGGCCGCCAGTGCCGGCATTGGCCGTCCTGCTCGGCCTATACCGACGAGGCGATCCAGCGGCACGGCCTCTGGGCCGGCGGATGGATCGGCTTTGCCCGCATCTGCCGCTGCGGCCCGTTCGGTACGCACGGCATCGATCTGGTTCCAGAACACCTGCCGGAGCGGGCCGCCTGGCACCGGCCCTGGGCCTATGGCCGCTGGCGTGGTGTCGAGGCGCCGCCGCCCCTGGTGTGCGAGGCGGTGGAAGAGCGCCGCTGA